In a genomic window of Festucalex cinctus isolate MCC-2025b chromosome 11, RoL_Fcin_1.0, whole genome shotgun sequence:
- the itgav gene encoding integrin alpha-V: MAAGRCGRPPASPAVLLVLALTLARRGASFNLDAERPSVYDGPPGSYFGFSVDFFKAPNNQQSDVLIGAPRANTSGDVVERGAVFSCPWAAHDASSCRQLLFDSSGDRKNADGEQMEFKSKQWFGASVRSDGEHILACAPLYQWSTFGVSEREPVGTCFLKKDDTVVEYSPCRSSANSPEGQGFCQAGFSADFLKMDKRVVVGGPGSFYWQGQLISDDVSEIFARFDKKFINPYGNTLATKSASAQYDDSYLGYSVTVGDFNQDGKEDYVTGVPRGDKALGYVNIFNGNNMESMVNFTGSQMAAYFGHSVAASDVNQDGLLDLLVGAPLFMDRGSDGKLRELGQVCVFLGRGGFSFQPPQMLIGTQVYARYGSSIAALGDLNMDGYNDVAVSAPYGGPEHLGQVYIHNGGPQGPSQAPSQVLQGKWASSYMPASFGYSMTGNTDIDRNGYPDLLVGVFGADRAVLYRARPVISVNATLDVSPQIINPDDKSCILPGSGASVSCFKIKYCLKASGPGAPASLTFGVDVLLDRLKQKEAAKRVLFLHGRSVSYAKNVSLSNGGGPACEEQHVFLRDDRDFRDKITPISVVLEYTLDYQRARDPNGLLPVLDLATPTNVTRQAHILLDCGDDNVCKPDLRLSVQSDRSEMAIGDDNALTLEIVAENRGEGAYEAELHVFPPQQADFTGVVRSQTLSRLSCAYKKENQTKMVVCDLGNPMKGGTKVLAELRFSVQQLSEDDTDVRFDLQMVSSNQFNSTSARVSSVTRLIVVAQVSIRGTSSPGQLLLPMANWQAKVPPLTGDDIGPQIVHVYELLNGGPSTLSLSSLEVAWPYGANNVSLLYITHVDTEGPVNCSTDVTLNWRNVTFQSPSAELRNASGRDGQTEGRKRVRKRDVDTPDAATDDLIKLDCGTAACVKLRCQVGRLERKKNAIVFIYSRLDVNNFLRAESENRSYVFVSDASFNVIQMPYKKIPVTLPSNSTSVSVSVLWVADAPQPVPAWVVALAVLAGLLLLALLIFIMYKLGFFKRVRPPQEDCLEKEHLQPEENGNTDT, encoded by the exons ATGGCAGCGGGGCGCTGCGGTCGCCCCCCGGCGTCGCCGGCGGTGCTGCTCGTGCTCGCGCTCACACTCGCGCGGCGCGGAGCCTCGTTCAACTTGGACGCCGAGCGGCCGTCGGTGTACGACGGCCCACCGGGCAGCTACTTCGGCTTCTCGGTGGACTTCTTCAAAGCTCCCAACAACCAACA GTCAGACGTGCTGATCGGAGCACCGCGGGCCAACACGTCGGGCGATGTTGTGGAGCGGGGGGCCGTCTTCAGCTGCCCCTGGGCCGCCCACGACGCCTCCTCCTGCCGCCAGCTCCTCTTCGACTCCTCAG GTGACAGGAAGAACGCGGACGGTGAGCAGATGGAGTTCAAATCCAAGCAGTGGTTTGGCGCCTCGGTGCGCTCAGACGGCGAGCACATCCTG gcgtGCGCGCCGCTCTACCAGTGGTCGACCTTCGGCGTGTCTGAGCGCGAGCCGGTGGGAACGTGTTTCCTGAAGAAAGACGACACGGTGGTGGAATATTCGCCCTGTCGATCAA GCGCCAACTCTCCGGAGGGGCAGGGCTTCTGCCAGGCGGGCTTCAGCGCCGACTTCCTCAAG ATGGACAAACGAGTGGTAGTGGGAGGACCCGGAAGCTTCTACTGGCAAG GTCAGCTGATATCGGACGACGTGTCTGAAATCTTTGCCAGATTCGACAAGAAGTTCATCAACCCATACGGAAACACGCTTGCCACCAAGTCGGCCAGCGCCCAATACGACGACAGCTACCTCG GATATTCAGTGACGGTGGGAGACTTCAACCAGGACGGGAAAGAAG ATTACGTGACGGGTGTGCCGCGCGGGGACAAGGCGCTGGGTTAT GTGAACATCTTCAATGGCAACAACATGGAGTCCATGGTCAACTTCACAGGAAGTCAG ATGGCCGCCTACTTTGGACACTCGGTCGCTGCCAGCGACGTCAACCAGGATGG TTTGCTGGACCTGCTGGTGGGCGCGCCCCTTTTCATGGACCGAGGCTCTGACGGCAAGCTGAGGGAGCTGGGACAG GTGTGCGTGTTCTTGGGTCGAGGAGGATTCTCCTTCCAGCCTCCACAAATGCTGATCGGCACCCAAGTGTACGCCCGATACGGATCGTCCATCGCCGCTCTCGGAGATCTCAACATGGACGGATACAATG ACGTGGCCGTCTCAGCCCCCTACGGTGGTCCGGAGCACCTGGGCCAGGTGTACATCCACAACGGCGGTCCTCAGGGCCCATCACAGGCGCCCTCGCAG GTCCTGCAGGGCAAATGGGCGTCCAGTTACATGCCCGCCAGCTTCGGCTACTCCATGACGGGAAACACGGACATAGACCGCAACGGCTACCCAG ATTTACTGGTGGGAGTGTTTGGAGCCGACCGGGCCGTGTTGTACAG AGCGCGGCCGGTGATCAGCGTCAACGCCACGTTGGACGTCAGCCCGCAGATCATCAACCCGGACGACAAGAGCTGCATTCTGCCTGGGTCGGGCGCATCCGTGTCCTG CTTCAAGATCAAGTACTGCCTGAAGGCCAGCGGGCCAGGGGCGCCCGCCTCCCTCA CATTCGGCGTGGACGTGCTCCTGGACCGCCTGAAGCAGAAGGAAGCTGCCAAGCGAGTTCTCTTCCTGCACGGACGGAGCGTCAGCTACGCCAAGAACGTGAGTCTGAGCAACGGTGGCGGCCCCGCCTGCGAGGAGCAGCACGTCTTCCTCAGG GATGACCGCGACTTCCGCGACAAGATCACGCCCATCTCGGTGGTTCTGGAGTACACGTTGGACTACCAGCGCGCCCGAGACCCCAATGGCCTGCTGCCCGTCCTGGAcctggccacgcccaccaacgTCACCCGACAG GCTCACATCCTGCTGGACTGCGGCGACGACAACGTCTGCAAACCGGACCTGCGGCTTTCGGTCCAGAG CGACCGTTCCGAGATGGCCATCGGCGACGACAACGCGCTGACGCTGGAGATCGTGGCGGAGAACCGCGGCGAGGGCGCCTATGAGGCGGAGCTGCACGTCTTTCCGCCGCAGCAGGCCGACTTCACCGGCGTGGTGCGCAGTCAG ACGCTGAGCCGGCTATCGTGCGCCTACAAGAAGGAGAACCAGACCAAGATGGTGGTGTGCGACCTTGGAAACCCCATGAAGGGCGGAACCAAG GTGCTGGCTGAGCTGCGCTTCAGCGTCCAGCAGCTGTCCGAGGACGACACGGACGTGCGCTTTGACCTGCAGATGGTCAG CTCCAACCAGTTCAACAGCACCAGCGCCAGAGTGTCCAGTGTCACCAGACTGATTGTTGTCGCCCAAGTCTCCATACGAGG CACGTCGTCTCCcggtcagctgctgcttcccaTGGCCAACTGGCAAGCCAAAGTTCCGCCGCTCACCGGCGATGACATCGGTCCACAAATTGTGCACGTGTACGAG CTGCTGAACGGCGGTCCGAGCACGCTGAGTCTGTCGTCGCTGGAGGTGGCATGGCCGTACGGCGCCAACAACGTCTCGCTGCTCTACATCACACACGTGGACACGGAAGGACCCGTCAACTGCTCCACCGACGTCACGCTCAACTGGCGCAACGTCACT TTCCAAAGTCCGTCGGCGGAGCTGAGAAACGCCAGCGGCAGAGATGGCCAGACGGAAGGACGCAAACGTGTACGCAAGCGCGACGTGGACACGCCGGATGCCGCCACCGACGACCTCATCAAGCTG GACTGCGGCACGGCGGCCTGCGTCAAGCTCCGCTGCCAGGTGGGCCGTCTGGAGAGGAAGAAGAACGCCATCGTCTTCATCTACTCGCGATTGGACGTCAACAACTTCCTGAGA gcGGAGAGCGAGAATCGCTCATACGTGTTTGTGTCGGACGCCTCCTTCAACGTCATCCAGATGCCCTACAAGAAGATTCCTGTCACGCTGCCATCCAACAGCACCAGC GTGAGCGTGTCGGTGCTGTGGGTGGCGGATGCGCCCCAGCCCGTGCCGGCCTGGGTGGTGGCACTGGCCGTGCTGGCTGGCCTGCTGCTGCTGGCGctgctcatcttcatcatgtaCAAG CTGGGCTTCTTCAAGCGAGTGCGCCCCCCGCAGGAGGACTGCCTGGAGAAGGAGCATCTGCAACCCGAGGAGAACGGAAACACCGACACCTAA
- the gtdc1 gene encoding tRNA-queuosine alpha-mannosyltransferase isoform X1: protein MTSRDLGTWEPNNGRARLEEAAPPPARVLLLEPFYGGSHKQLLDLLSAHLDSCVAFTAPAKKWHWRARTSALDFSQKVPPNPTYRVLFCSSVLNLCELVALRPDLARLKKVVYFHENQLVYPRRREQDRDFQYGYNQILSCLVADVVVFNSAFNMDSFLSNLAPFLNKIPDWRPPQDLLAVIRPKCHVLHFPLHLADVGRLLPRNKLPPEVPAAATPTHADDVTTPQTRPDSPGTPLHIVWPHRWEHDKDPELFLSTMLKLKEEGLDFRLSVLGETFTDVPGKHMCTHEGVRVCCMRLCHFPEVFSRCRPALEPHVLHWGGLACRERYLKVLCQADLVLSTARHEFFGVAMLEAVHCGCYPLCPKALVYPEIFPAEYLYATPQQLLKKLRNFCIQPRRVRTHTLKVDTSRFSWDVLKGAYQRLLST from the exons ATGACCTCCCGCGACCTTGGCACATGGGAGCCAAACAATGGGCGCGCGCGCTTGGAGGAG GCCGCGCCCCCTCCCGCCCGGGTCCTGCTCCTGGAACCCTTCTACGGGGGTTCCCACAAGCAGCTGCTGGACCTGCTGAGCGCCCACCTGGACTCGTGCGTGGCCTTCACCGCGCCGGCCAAGAAGTGGCACTGGAGGGCCCGAACCTCGGCGCTGGACTTCAGCCAAAAGGTGCCGCCCAACCCGACCTACAG GGTTCTGTTCTGCAGTTCGGTTCTGAACCTGTGCGAGCTGGTAGCCCTTCGACCCGATCTGGCCCGGTTAAAAAAGGTTGTGTACTTCCACGAGAACCAGTTGGTGTACCCACGACGCAGGGAGCAGGATCGGGACTTCCAGTACGGCTACAACCAGATTCTGTCGTG CCTGGTGGCGGACGTGGTGGTCTTCAACTCCGCCTTCAACATGGACTCCTTCCTGTCCAACTTGGCGCCCTTCCTCAACAAGATCCCGGACTGGCGGCCCCCCCAAGACCTGCTGGCTGTCATCCGGCCCAAGTGTCACGTTCTTCATTTCCCACTGCACTTGGCTGACGTTGGTAG GCTGCTTCCCAGAAACAAACTCCCGCCAGAAGTCCCGGCAGCAGCGACGCCGACACACGCCGATGATGTCACGACGCCGCAGACCCGCCCCGACTCTCCCGGGACTCCGCTGCACATCGTTTGGCCTCATCGCTG GGAGCATGACAAGGATCCCGAGTTGTTCCTCAGCACCATGTTGAAGTTGAAAGAAGAAGGACTGGACTTCCGCTTGTCCGTACTCGGGGAAACCTTCACCGACGTGCCAGGCAAGCACATGTGCACACATGAAGGCGTGCGCGTTTGCTGCATGCGCTTGTGTCATTTTCCAGAAGTGTTTTCCCGCTGCCGACCTGCGCTGGAGCCGCACGTGCTCCACTGGGGCGGGCTGGCGTGCCGAGAGCGGTACCTGAAGGTTCTGTGCCAGGCCGACCTGGTGCTGTCCACCGCGCGACACGAGTTCTTCGGCGTCGCCAT GTTGGAGGCGGTGCACTGTGGTTGTTACCCTCTGTGCCCCAAAGCTTTAGTCTACCCTGAAATCTTCCCAG cgGAGTACCTGTACGCCACTCCGCAGCAGCTACTCAAGAAGTTGCGTAACTTCTGCATCCAGCCAAGACgggtgcgcacgcacacactcaag GTGGACACATCTCGTTTCTCGTGGGACGTCCTCAAGGGGGCTTACCAACGTCTGCTCAGCACGTGA
- the LOC144030983 gene encoding LOW QUALITY PROTEIN: TGF-beta receptor type-2-like (The sequence of the model RefSeq protein was modified relative to this genomic sequence to represent the inferred CDS: substituted 1 base at 1 genomic stop codon), with product MWRKKTIIIIIIIIIILAVAFCGHLNFNVCMWCDASRPMCADRRAHRVCFSNCSLSSFCASPHDICVALWRETKASVSVRTMCHNPALPLDGVEGAELVLNSTSHECHMTGATPTDGSVKACACRGQHECNDKLIFRRNANDLSSARDKDVIVVVLVSLVLAVLVLVIVSAICGACTRRSRKKGTLGPPTALPGPDWVGETTADLLRTAAPSSAPVPDVRLEVAVGGGGFAQVWRARLLDEGLDGGSVVAVKVFPAALVASWRHEGAILADGGMRHRNVIQFLGAEVRGGAYXLLLAYHRLGNLQDFLRANVLDWKRLVTMATGLARGLAHLHCDTAKVAVAHGDVKSRNVLLKDDGDVTLCDLGLAIRLHDGLHAQDLARRRQVGTARYMSPEALESRVNLEDGESFKQMDVYSMALVLWEMASRCRAIGEVASYSPPFSGTVGERPRVDVMRHLVIGGHRRPDIPPNWTRHQGMRVYWQTVSECWDHDPEARLTAHCVLERMCALARREQKPEEEEEDPPC from the exons ATGTGGAGAAAGAAAaccatcataatcatcatcatcatcatcatcatct TGGCGGTGGCGTTTTGCGGCCATCTTAACTtcaatgtgtgcatgtggtGCGACGCCAGCCGTCCCATGTGCGCGGACCGCCGCGCCCACCGCGTCTGCTTCTCCAACTGCTCCTTGTCCTCCTTCTGCGCCTCCCCGCACGACATCTGCGTGGCCCTCTG GCGCGAAACAAAAGCCAGCGTGTCTGTGCGCACCATGTGTCACAATCCCGCGCTGCCATTGGACGGTGTAGAGGGGGCGGAGCTTGTGCTCAACTCCACGTCCCACGAGTGTCACATGACTGGAGCGACGCCGACGGACGGCAGCGTGAAGGCGTGCGCTTGCCGCGGGCAGCACGAGTGCAACGACAAACTCATCTTCCGTCGTAACGCTAACG ATTTGTCTTCTGCACGGGACAAAGACGTGATCGTGGTGGTCCTGGTCAGCCTGGTCCTGGCCGTCCTGGTGCTCGTCATCGTCTCTGCCATCTGCGGGGCTTGCACACGCCGCTCTCGTAAAAAGGGAACTTTGGGGCCACCGACCGCGTTGCCTGGGCCCGATTGGGTTGGAGAAACCACTGCGGACCTTCTCAGGACGGCAGCCCCGTCTAGCGCGCCTGTGCCGGACGTCCGCCTGGAGGTGGCGGTGGGCGGCGGAGGTTTTGCGCAAGTGTGGCGGGCCAGGCTCCTGGACGAGGGTCTGGACGGAGGCTCGGTCGTGGCGGTGAAGGTTTTTCCTGCCGCGCTGGTGGCCTCTTGGAGGCACGAGGGCGCCATCTTGGCCGATGGCGGAATGCGCCACCGCAACGTCATCCAGTTCTTGGGAGCGGAG GTGAGGGGCGGAGCCTACTAGCTGCTGCTGGCCTATCACAGGCTGGGCAACCTGCAAGACTTCCTGAGGGCCAACGTGCTGGACTGGAAGCGGCTGGTTACTATGGCGACCGGCCTGGCACGAGGACTGGCGCACCTGCACTGTGACACGGCCAAG GTGGCGGTGGCTCACGGCGACGTGAAGAGTCGCAACGTTCTGCTGAAGGACGACGGCGACGTCACCTTGTGCGACTTGGGCCTGGCCATCCGCCTCCACGACGGTCTCCACGCCCAAGACTTGGCCCGGCGACGACAG GTGGGCACGGCGCGCTACATGTCGCCCGAGGCGCTGGAGTCGCGCGTCAACCTGGAGGACGGCGAGTCCTTCAAGCAGATGGACGTGTACTCCATGGCGCTGGTCCTCTGGGAGATGGCCTCGCGATGCCGAGCCATCGGAG AGGTGGCCAGCTACTCGCCACCGTTCAGCGGCACTGTCGGCGAGCGTCCGCGCGTGGACGTTATGCGCCATTTGGTCATCGGGGGGCACCGCCGTCCCGACATCCCACCCAATTGGACGCGCCATCAG GGGATGCGCGTCTACTGGCAGACGGTGTCCGAGTGTTGGGACCACGACCCCGAGGCACGTCTGACCGCGCACTGTGTGCTGGAGCGAATGTGCGCCCTCGCCAGGCGGGAACAGAAaccggaagaggaagaggaagacccGCCGTGTTGA
- the gtdc1 gene encoding tRNA-queuosine alpha-mannosyltransferase isoform X2: MESQAAPPPARVLLLEPFYGGSHKQLLDLLSAHLDSCVAFTAPAKKWHWRARTSALDFSQKVPPNPTYRVLFCSSVLNLCELVALRPDLARLKKVVYFHENQLVYPRRREQDRDFQYGYNQILSCLVADVVVFNSAFNMDSFLSNLAPFLNKIPDWRPPQDLLAVIRPKCHVLHFPLHLADVGRLLPRNKLPPEVPAAATPTHADDVTTPQTRPDSPGTPLHIVWPHRWEHDKDPELFLSTMLKLKEEGLDFRLSVLGETFTDVPGKHMCTHEGVRVCCMRLCHFPEVFSRCRPALEPHVLHWGGLACRERYLKVLCQADLVLSTARHEFFGVAMLEAVHCGCYPLCPKALVYPEIFPAEYLYATPQQLLKKLRNFCIQPRRVRTHTLKVDTSRFSWDVLKGAYQRLLST; the protein is encoded by the exons ATGGAATCACAG GCCGCGCCCCCTCCCGCCCGGGTCCTGCTCCTGGAACCCTTCTACGGGGGTTCCCACAAGCAGCTGCTGGACCTGCTGAGCGCCCACCTGGACTCGTGCGTGGCCTTCACCGCGCCGGCCAAGAAGTGGCACTGGAGGGCCCGAACCTCGGCGCTGGACTTCAGCCAAAAGGTGCCGCCCAACCCGACCTACAG GGTTCTGTTCTGCAGTTCGGTTCTGAACCTGTGCGAGCTGGTAGCCCTTCGACCCGATCTGGCCCGGTTAAAAAAGGTTGTGTACTTCCACGAGAACCAGTTGGTGTACCCACGACGCAGGGAGCAGGATCGGGACTTCCAGTACGGCTACAACCAGATTCTGTCGTG CCTGGTGGCGGACGTGGTGGTCTTCAACTCCGCCTTCAACATGGACTCCTTCCTGTCCAACTTGGCGCCCTTCCTCAACAAGATCCCGGACTGGCGGCCCCCCCAAGACCTGCTGGCTGTCATCCGGCCCAAGTGTCACGTTCTTCATTTCCCACTGCACTTGGCTGACGTTGGTAG GCTGCTTCCCAGAAACAAACTCCCGCCAGAAGTCCCGGCAGCAGCGACGCCGACACACGCCGATGATGTCACGACGCCGCAGACCCGCCCCGACTCTCCCGGGACTCCGCTGCACATCGTTTGGCCTCATCGCTG GGAGCATGACAAGGATCCCGAGTTGTTCCTCAGCACCATGTTGAAGTTGAAAGAAGAAGGACTGGACTTCCGCTTGTCCGTACTCGGGGAAACCTTCACCGACGTGCCAGGCAAGCACATGTGCACACATGAAGGCGTGCGCGTTTGCTGCATGCGCTTGTGTCATTTTCCAGAAGTGTTTTCCCGCTGCCGACCTGCGCTGGAGCCGCACGTGCTCCACTGGGGCGGGCTGGCGTGCCGAGAGCGGTACCTGAAGGTTCTGTGCCAGGCCGACCTGGTGCTGTCCACCGCGCGACACGAGTTCTTCGGCGTCGCCAT GTTGGAGGCGGTGCACTGTGGTTGTTACCCTCTGTGCCCCAAAGCTTTAGTCTACCCTGAAATCTTCCCAG cgGAGTACCTGTACGCCACTCCGCAGCAGCTACTCAAGAAGTTGCGTAACTTCTGCATCCAGCCAAGACgggtgcgcacgcacacactcaag GTGGACACATCTCGTTTCTCGTGGGACGTCCTCAAGGGGGCTTACCAACGTCTGCTCAGCACGTGA
- the lacc1 gene encoding purine nucleoside phosphorylase LACC1, whose translation MAEEEAKVCSSFFVWYHRRASARSGSPLGLAGSTRVMSATSAVLLDLAHACGCGCSERLFREEAAAAAHAHLFVLCAGTAGGDVAEAAVRAWSGAGARVLLNWRASAACVYRLKRAADEAGALSLRVITSPRGRARLLGYQRALFTALYTFTYRLGCDGGGADDAPAGREVEDDVGALLRSLPAVGGAIRVLTSSLIPDCFGHGFSTRGGGVSRVPTLSSLNLFSSPRRQDSAALVQENRRRLALHAGFSPRPLHLLKVEHGSGVWLLGTKEPERYDAAVTDRPGRVLAAPGADCVPILFADPVARAVGVAHAGWRGTLLGVATATVSAMTTALGCVRTNILVVLGPSVGPCCFTLEPEQAARFRPECVRRTPACPPNVDLRLANRLQLQEAGIPPHHIQDDVGVAPCTSCHPRDFFSHLRDGPHFGTQVGFVWIKEEAGAPAAASEPRPQR comes from the exons ATGGCGGAAGAGGAAGCGAAAGTTTgctcctctttttttgtttggtacCACCGGCGCGCGTCCGCCCGCTCGGGTTCGCCGCTTGGACTCGCTGGTTCGACGCGCGTCATGAGCGCGACGTCGGCGGTGCTGCTGGATCTCGCGCACGCGTGCGGCTGCGGCTGCAGCGAGCGGCTGTTCCGCGAGGAGGCGGCCGCCGCCGCGCACGCGCATCTCTTCGTGCTGTGCGCGGGCACGGCCGGCGGCGACGTCGCGGAGGCGGCGGTCCGCGCGTGGAGCggcgcgggcgcgcgcgtgctgCTCAACTGGCGCGCCAGCGCCGCGTGCGTGTACCGGCTGAAGCGGGCGGCGGACGAGGCGGGCGCGCTCTCGCTGCGCGTCATCACCAGCCCGCGGGGGCGCGCGCGGCTGCTCGGCTACCAGCGCGCGCTCTTCACGGCCCTCTACACGTTCACGTACCGGCTGGGctgcgacggcggcggcgccgacGACGCACCTGCGGGCCGCGAGGTGGAGGATGACGTCGGCGCCCTGCTGCGGTCGCTTCCGGCGGTGGGCGGCGCCATCCGCGTGCTGACGTCGTCGCTGATCCCAG ACTGCTTCGGCCACGGCTTCAGTACGCGTGGCGGCGGCGTGTCGCGCGTGCCCACCTTGTCCTCGTTGAACCTGTTCAGCAGCCCCAGGCGGCAGGACTCGGCGGCCCTGGTCCAAGAGAACCGGCGCCGTCTGGCCCTTCACGCCGGATTCTCCCCGCGCCCGCTTCACTTGCTCAAG GTGGAGCACGGCAGCGGCGTGTGGCTGTTGGGGACGAAAGAGCCCGAGCGCTACGATGCGGCCGTGACGGACCGGCCGGGACGGGTCCTGGCCGCGCCGGGCGCCGACTGCGTCCCCATCCTCTTCGCCGATCCCGTGGCCAGAGCGGTGGGCGTGGCGCATGCAG GCTGGAGAGGAACGCTGCTGGGCGTGGCCACGGCCACAGTGTCGGCCATGACGACGGCGCTGGGCTGCGTGCGCACTAACATCCTGGTTGTGCTGGGCCCCTCGGTGGGCCCGTGCTGCTTCACGCTGGAGCCAGAGCAGGCCGCCCGCTTCCGGCCCGAGTGCGTCCGCCGGACGCCCGCATGCCCGCCCAACGTCGACTTGCGACTGGCCAACAG GCTGCAGCTGCAGGAGGCGGGCATCCCGCCGCATCACATCCAGGATGACGTCGGCGTGGCGCCATGCACATCATGCCACCCGCGAGACTTCTTCTCCCACCTGCGGGACGGGCCCCACTTTGGCACCCAGGTGGGCTTCGTGTGGATCAAGGAGGAGGCGGGAGCGCCGGCCGCCGCCTCGGAACCCCGCCCCCAACGTTAG
- the gtdc1 gene encoding tRNA-queuosine alpha-mannosyltransferase isoform X3, with translation MTSRDLGTWEPNNGRARLEEAAPPPARVLLLEPFYGGSHKQLLDLLSAHLDSCVAFTAPAKKWHWRARTSALDFSQKVPPNPTYRVLFCSSVLNLCELVALRPDLARLKKVVYFHENQLVYPRRREQDRDFQYGYNQILSCLVADVVVFNSAFNMDSFLSNLAPFLNKIPDWRPPQDLLAVIRPKCHVLHFPLHLADVGRLLPRNKLPPEVPAAATPTHADDVTTPQTRPDSPGTPLHIVWPHRWEHDKDPELFLSTMLKLKEEGLDFRLSVLGETFTDVPEVFSRCRPALEPHVLHWGGLACRERYLKVLCQADLVLSTARHEFFGVAMLEAVHCGCYPLCPKALVYPEIFPAEYLYATPQQLLKKLRNFCIQPRRVRTHTLKVDTSRFSWDVLKGAYQRLLST, from the exons ATGACCTCCCGCGACCTTGGCACATGGGAGCCAAACAATGGGCGCGCGCGCTTGGAGGAG GCCGCGCCCCCTCCCGCCCGGGTCCTGCTCCTGGAACCCTTCTACGGGGGTTCCCACAAGCAGCTGCTGGACCTGCTGAGCGCCCACCTGGACTCGTGCGTGGCCTTCACCGCGCCGGCCAAGAAGTGGCACTGGAGGGCCCGAACCTCGGCGCTGGACTTCAGCCAAAAGGTGCCGCCCAACCCGACCTACAG GGTTCTGTTCTGCAGTTCGGTTCTGAACCTGTGCGAGCTGGTAGCCCTTCGACCCGATCTGGCCCGGTTAAAAAAGGTTGTGTACTTCCACGAGAACCAGTTGGTGTACCCACGACGCAGGGAGCAGGATCGGGACTTCCAGTACGGCTACAACCAGATTCTGTCGTG CCTGGTGGCGGACGTGGTGGTCTTCAACTCCGCCTTCAACATGGACTCCTTCCTGTCCAACTTGGCGCCCTTCCTCAACAAGATCCCGGACTGGCGGCCCCCCCAAGACCTGCTGGCTGTCATCCGGCCCAAGTGTCACGTTCTTCATTTCCCACTGCACTTGGCTGACGTTGGTAG GCTGCTTCCCAGAAACAAACTCCCGCCAGAAGTCCCGGCAGCAGCGACGCCGACACACGCCGATGATGTCACGACGCCGCAGACCCGCCCCGACTCTCCCGGGACTCCGCTGCACATCGTTTGGCCTCATCGCTG GGAGCATGACAAGGATCCCGAGTTGTTCCTCAGCACCATGTTGAAGTTGAAAGAAGAAGGACTGGACTTCCGCTTGTCCGTACTCGGGGAAACCTTCACCGACGTGCCAG AAGTGTTTTCCCGCTGCCGACCTGCGCTGGAGCCGCACGTGCTCCACTGGGGCGGGCTGGCGTGCCGAGAGCGGTACCTGAAGGTTCTGTGCCAGGCCGACCTGGTGCTGTCCACCGCGCGACACGAGTTCTTCGGCGTCGCCAT GTTGGAGGCGGTGCACTGTGGTTGTTACCCTCTGTGCCCCAAAGCTTTAGTCTACCCTGAAATCTTCCCAG cgGAGTACCTGTACGCCACTCCGCAGCAGCTACTCAAGAAGTTGCGTAACTTCTGCATCCAGCCAAGACgggtgcgcacgcacacactcaag GTGGACACATCTCGTTTCTCGTGGGACGTCCTCAAGGGGGCTTACCAACGTCTGCTCAGCACGTGA